In the genome of Methanobacterium bryantii, the window TGAATTTATTATCCTCTGGATTTACTGAAGTTGGAAACAATAATTCTGGAAAGGTAAATAAAAACTTTTAAGTTTTAAATATTCCCTTGCCCATAATTTCTGGAGACATAAAAAAAAAGTTAAATGGTTGTAAAAGTGAAAATCAGGAATTTCAAGAGGATACTGAAAAATTGTAAATAAAATATGAGATATAATATTAAGAAAAGGGGGAATTTGTATGAAAGTAGCTGTTACATCCATGGGAAATAGTTTAGATTCGCAGGTAAGTTTTGTATTTGGAAGGTGCCCTTATTTTATAATTGCAGATATGGAAAATGGTGATATTAAAGGGGATTCATCTGTAGAAAATCCTGCAATAAATGAAAGAGGAGGTGCAGGAATTAAAGCAGCTCAATTTATAGCAAATCAAGAAGTTGAAGTTTTAATTTCTGGAGCAGTAGGTCCAAATGCATTTGATATTTTGAAACAGGTGGGAATAAAAGCATATATGCCCAAACCAGGAACTGTGGAAGAAAATCTGAAGTTATTAAATGACGGCCAGTTAGAAGAAATAGCTACCCCCGCAACTGGAGGTCCAGGGGCAGGAGGTAGAGGAATGGGTAGAGGTGGAATGGGACGAAGATAAATTGTTTCATTTAAAAATTAGTAATTTTGAATTTTAAAAAACCAGATAACACTTTTAAACATAAAATCGGTGAAAAAATGGTTGAAATAACAATAGACTACGATAAATGTGACGGTGAAGAATGTGCAGAATGTGTGGATGCTTGCCCTATGGAGGTCTTTATAATTGACAACGGCAAAATTATAGTTCAAAACATAGATGAATGCAGTGTATGTGAAGTATGTATGGACGTATGTCTCAATGAGGCAGTAAAAGTTCAAGAGTGATCTAGGACATTGGATGTAAAATTTAATCAGAAATTCCAATTAAAAACATGATTTCAAACAAATTTAAAGTAAAGGTAATCTTATGAAAGTTGCCATAACCGGTGGAAAAGGAGGTACTGGAAAATCAACAGTATCAACAGCGCTTGCAGTAGAACTTGCAAAAAATTATAAAGTTATGCTGGTGGATGCAGATGTGGAGTGTCCAGATGATCATATTATCCTGTCCATCCCTCGAGAGAAAATAAAGGACGTAACCATATTTCTCCCATTTTTTAATGAAGAAAAGTGTTTAAGATGCGGTAAATGTGGCGAAATTTGCAAAGAAAACGCTATAATATTAATTAAAAATAAATTTCCTTTTTTAGTTAGTGGACAATGCACAGGATGTGGCGCATGTCGTTTAGCATGTCCCAATGAAGCTATTGAAGAGGATACACAGGCAGTAGGAAGTATATATCTGGGAAAACCTTTATTACGTTCGGGAATTGCTGAAAATTTTATTTTAATATCTGGGGAGACAGATATAGGCTGCGAGTCCAGTTCGCCAGTCGTAAATGCAACCATTGATTTTGCATCGTCACTGGAAGAAAATTATGATTTTTTGGTGGTAGATACGGCTGCAGGCACCCATTGTAATGTTATTGCTGCACTAATGGATGTTGATTTGGCTTTTGCGGTTGCAGAACCTACACCTCTTGGAAAACATGATCTGGATCTTATTTTAAAACTTTTGGAAATCATGGAAATAAGATCTGAAATAATTGTAAACAAATCAAATATAGGTGATTTGGGATTAATACAGGAATTAAACTGTAAATATGGAGTAAATATTTTATCAGAGATACCTTACACAAAAGAAATCATTAAAAGTTATTCTAAAGGTATTCCTGCTGTTCACGAAAAAATTTCAGAAATTGCAGAATGGATGGGGCGTTTATTATGAAAACAATAACAGTCCTTTCAGGAAAAGGAGGAGTGGGTAAAAGCTCAATAACAGCTTCATTAGCTGTTCTTCTGGCAGATAAACACAAAATAGTAGCTGCTGATTGTGATGTGGACGCACCCAATCTGGCTCTGGTGCTTGGCATAAAAGAGGAAAATTTTAAGCTGTTAGAGTGTGTTGAAACCAGTGAAAAAGCCATCTTAATAACTGAAAAATGCAGTGCATGCAAAGAATGCACGGATTTATGTAATTTTTCAGCTGTTAAATGGGATTACAACAAAAATTTACCTGTAATAAACGATTTGCTCTGCACAGGGTGTGGTACATGCACTGTCGCATGTCCTGAAAATGCTTTAGAACTTGAGCCAGTCGAAAATGCAAGTATAAATGTGGGTGAAACTGAGTATAACTTTCCAGTAATTTCTGGGCAACTAAATATAGGTGAATCTGGCTCTGGAAAAGTTGTAACAGCTGTTAAAATGAGAGCATCAGAAATTGCAGAAGATATTAACGCACAATTTTTGATTGTGGATTCTTCAGCAGGTATTGGGTGCCCTGTAATTGCATCGGTTAGGGGGAGTGATTATGTAATGCTTGTTACAGAACCTACACCTGCCGCGTTTGGGGACCTTAAAAGAGCAATAAAAGTCGTTGAACATTTTAGCATTCCCTATGGAGTTGTAATTAACAGATATGAT includes:
- a CDS encoding NifB/NifX family molybdenum-iron cluster-binding protein; the protein is MKVAVTSMGNSLDSQVSFVFGRCPYFIIADMENGDIKGDSSVENPAINERGGAGIKAAQFIANQEVEVLISGAVGPNAFDILKQVGIKAYMPKPGTVEENLKLLNDGQLEEIATPATGGPGAGGRGMGRGGMGRR
- a CDS encoding 4Fe-4S dicluster domain-containing protein — its product is MVEITIDYDKCDGEECAECVDACPMEVFIIDNGKIIVQNIDECSVCEVCMDVCLNEAVKVQE
- a CDS encoding nucleotide-binding protein; translation: MKVAITGGKGGTGKSTVSTALAVELAKNYKVMLVDADVECPDDHIILSIPREKIKDVTIFLPFFNEEKCLRCGKCGEICKENAIILIKNKFPFLVSGQCTGCGACRLACPNEAIEEDTQAVGSIYLGKPLLRSGIAENFILISGETDIGCESSSPVVNATIDFASSLEENYDFLVVDTAAGTHCNVIAALMDVDLAFAVAEPTPLGKHDLDLILKLLEIMEIRSEIIVNKSNIGDLGLIQELNCKYGVNILSEIPYTKEIIKSYSKGIPAVHEKISEIAEWMGRLL
- a CDS encoding ATP-binding protein; the encoded protein is MKTITVLSGKGGVGKSSITASLAVLLADKHKIVAADCDVDAPNLALVLGIKEENFKLLECVETSEKAILITEKCSACKECTDLCNFSAVKWDYNKNLPVINDLLCTGCGTCTVACPENALELEPVENASINVGETEYNFPVISGQLNIGESGSGKVVTAVKMRASEIAEDINAQFLIVDSSAGIGCPVIASVRGSDYVMLVTEPTPAAFGDLKRAIKVVEHFSIPYGVVINRYDINNKFTEEITEYFTSNNIPILGKIPYDKKFVYALVNLKPLVVFEPEFADIFLQILEKLNDEVII